In a genomic window of Zingiber officinale cultivar Zhangliang chromosome 9B, Zo_v1.1, whole genome shotgun sequence:
- the LOC122025108 gene encoding protein phosphatase 1 regulatory inhibitor subunit PPP1R7 homolog produces MEEQSPRPGEHNGALQVRGEGGRAEEEEEEELESQARCLDLTSFQLHDLSEIEIPEDLVELDLTANRLSKLDERIGRLSRLQKLSLRQNLFDDEGVEQISRWNAIAGLIELVFRDNKLRKIPDASIFKKLLVFDVSFNEITSLNGLSKISSTLKELYVSKNEINKMEELEHLQLLQILELGSNRLRVMENFQTLTNLQELWLGRNRIRTVNLCGLKSIRKLSLQSNRLTSMIGFQECIALEELYLSHNGIQKMEGLSTLENLRVLDISSNKLTAIGEIEKLTRLEDLWLNDNQITSLEGIDLAVSGSREKLTTIYLERNPCASLPNYSSTLRQIFPNVQQIDSNILM; encoded by the exons ATGGAGGAGCAAAGCCCACGCCCGGGAGAGCACAACGGAGCCCTCCAGGTCCGAGGGGAAGGAGGGCgggcggaggaggaggaagaggaggagttgGAGTCGCAGGCGCGTTGCCTCGATCTCACGAGCTTTCAGCTCCACGACCTGAGCGAGATCGAGATACCTGAGGACCTCGTCGAGTTGGATCTTACTGCGAACAGGCTCTCCAAGCTGGATGAGAGGATCGGCCGCCTCTCGCGGCTGCAAAAGCTCTCGCTTCGGCAGAACCTCTTCGACGATGAGGGCGTCGAGCAAATCTCCCGCTGGAATGCCATAGCTGGCTTGATT GAATTGGTATTCCGGGACAACAAGCTGAGAAAAATACCTGATGCTAGCATTTTCAAGAAACTTCTGGTTTTTGATGTCTCTTTCAATGAGATTACTTCCTTAAATGGCTTATCAAAGATCTCAAGTACGTTGAAGGAGCTTTATGTTTCAAAGAATGAAATTAACAAGATGGAGGAACTTGAACACTTGCAGTTATTGCAGATCCTTGAACTTGGTTCAAATAGATTAAGG GTAATGGAGAACTTTCAGACATTGACAAACTTACAAGAGTTATGGCTCGGACGAAATCGTATTAGGACAGTCAACTTGTGTGGGCTGAAATCTATCAGAAAATTAAGTTTACAGAGCAACCGTTTGACATCCATGATAGGGTTCCAG GAATGCATCGCTCTTGAAGAACTGTATTTGAGTCATAATGGTATACAGAAGATGGAAGGGCTATCCACCTTAGAAAACCTTCGTGTACTGGACATTTCATCTAATAAACTTACTGCAATTGGTGAAATTGAAAAGTTGACAAG GTTAGAAGACCTGTGGCTGAATGATAACCAAATAACTTCTCTAGAAGGCATAGATCTTGCTGTCTCAGGTTCAAGGGAGAAGCTTACAACCATTTACCTTGAGCGCAATCCTTGT gcaagCTTGCCAAATTACTCTAGTACTTTGAGGCAGATATTTCCAAATGTCCAGCAGATTGATTCCAATATTCTGATGTGA
- the LOC122024508 gene encoding lachrymatory-factor synthase-like — protein MDQIQTEKAWQGKAMATLPRTTADAAWSLLSTFSSIHRWYPSLHTCCLISGTDGHPGCVRYCASAPEDDGKPSLWANEELLHVDADGRSYRYRVADNNMGLERYEATLSAVPLPDGEGGAGCQLEWRFESDPVQGWTEEGFVAYLQAGVAAMAERVEEALRPPPPTIGKCDAVDVANCT, from the coding sequence ATGGATCAGATCCAAACAGAGAAGGCGTGGCAAGGCAAAGCCATGGCCACACTCCCCCGCACCACCGCCGACGCCGCCTGGTCCCTGCTCTCCACCTTCTCCTCCATCCACCGGTGGTATCCCTCCCTCCACACTTGCTGCCTCATCTCCGGCACCGACGGCCATCCCGGCTGCGTCCGCTACTGCGCCAGCGCCCCCGAGGACGACGGCAAGCCGTCCCTCTGGGCCAACGAGGAGCTGCTCCACGTCGACGCCGACGGCCGGAGCTACCGCTACAGGGTGGCCGACAACAACATGGGGTTGGAGCGGTACGAGGCGACGCTGAGCGCGGTGCCGCTCCCGGACGGCGAAGGCGGCGCGGGATGCCAACTCGAGTGGCGGTTCGAGTCCGACCCGGTCCAGGGTTGGACCGAGGAGGGCTTCGTCGCCTACTTGCAGGCCGGCGTCGCCGCCATGGCGGAGCGAGTGGAGGAAGCCCTGCGCCCACCGCCGCCGACCATCGGAAAGTGCGACGCCGTCGATGTAGCAAACTGTacctaa